A genomic stretch from Oleomonas cavernae includes:
- the dapA gene encoding 4-hydroxy-tetrahydrodipicolinate synthase yields the protein MNTSNWRGIHSVLVTPFDAVGKIDFKRFEALVDTNIANGADGVIVCGSTGEFYTMTVEEREALFKATVAAADGRVPVLAGVSDLRTDLVLDLCRRAETAGCTGILALPPIYAVPDEREVDHFYRAVAGASGLPVMLYNSPRRIGLNIGPEQVARLAELPTVAAIKDSSGDIVQVTELARRVGGELSVFVGYETMIRSALAVGAVGVVAMAHQLSGRLVRRYFDACAAGDRTTADRLEPALFAIYRCFRTGSYYAGIKATMNALGQPVGTPREPLLPFTDAQAAKVAAILDEAHVADVIHSLA from the coding sequence ATGAACACTTCCAATTGGCGGGGCATTCACAGTGTCCTCGTCACCCCCTTCGATGCCGTCGGCAAGATCGACTTCAAGCGGTTTGAAGCGCTGGTCGACACCAACATCGCCAACGGCGCCGATGGCGTCATCGTGTGCGGCAGCACGGGCGAGTTCTACACCATGACGGTCGAGGAGCGCGAAGCGCTGTTCAAGGCGACGGTGGCCGCGGCGGACGGCCGGGTGCCGGTCCTGGCGGGCGTCTCCGATCTTCGCACCGACCTCGTCCTCGACCTGTGCCGCCGGGCGGAGACGGCCGGCTGTACCGGCATCCTCGCCCTGCCGCCGATCTACGCCGTTCCCGACGAGCGCGAGGTCGATCACTTCTACCGCGCCGTGGCAGGCGCTTCCGGCCTGCCGGTGATGCTCTACAACAGCCCGCGCCGCATCGGCCTGAACATCGGCCCCGAGCAGGTCGCAAGGCTTGCCGAACTGCCCACCGTCGCCGCGATCAAGGACAGCTCCGGCGATATCGTGCAGGTAACCGAGCTCGCCCGCCGGGTCGGCGGCGAGCTCAGCGTCTTCGTGGGCTATGAGACCATGATCCGCTCGGCCCTGGCGGTCGGCGCGGTCGGCGTCGTCGCGATGGCGCATCAACTGTCCGGCCGTCTGGTCCGTCGCTATTTCGACGCCTGCGCGGCAGGCGACCGGACCACCGCCGACCGTCTGGAACCCGCACTGTTTGCGATCTATCGCTGCTTCCGGACCGGCAGCTACTACGCCGGCATCAAGGCGACCATGAACGCCCTGGGCCAGCCCGTGGGCACACCGCGCGAGCCGCTGCTGCCCTTCACCGACGCCCAGGCCGCCAAGGTCGCGGCGATCCTCGACGAGGCCCATGTGGCCGACGTCATTCATTCTCTGGCGTGA
- a CDS encoding amino acid ABC transporter ATP-binding protein: MNTADPRDTPLVEIAGLRKSYGSYDVLKGIDLTVRRGEVVALIGSSGSGKTTLLRCVNLLETPSSGRINVDGKPFFEIRDGQDQARLSRGAVNAMRSRIGMVFQQFNLFPHMDVLANVMEGPRTVLREADSTNRARALDLLSKVGMADFADRRPDQLSGGQKQRVSIARALNMQPMLMLFDEPTSALDPELVGEVLKTMIDLAREGMTMLVVTHELGFALEVADRVVFLDAGTIAADGTPQEVLIRPPNERVRAFVNRFHETAELMKPLMG, translated from the coding sequence ATGAACACCGCCGATCCTCGCGATACCCCGCTGGTCGAGATCGCGGGCCTGCGCAAATCCTACGGGTCCTATGACGTCCTCAAAGGGATCGACCTGACCGTGCGTCGCGGCGAGGTCGTCGCCTTGATCGGATCGAGCGGGTCGGGCAAGACCACACTGCTTCGCTGCGTCAACCTGCTCGAGACGCCCTCCAGCGGCCGCATCAACGTCGATGGCAAGCCGTTCTTTGAGATCAGGGACGGCCAGGACCAGGCCAGGCTCTCGCGCGGGGCGGTCAACGCCATGCGCAGCCGCATCGGCATGGTGTTCCAGCAGTTCAACCTCTTCCCGCACATGGACGTGCTGGCGAATGTGATGGAGGGGCCGCGCACGGTGCTGCGCGAAGCCGACAGCACCAACAGGGCCCGCGCCCTGGACCTGCTCTCCAAGGTCGGCATGGCGGATTTCGCCGACCGGCGGCCCGACCAGCTCTCGGGCGGGCAGAAACAGCGGGTGTCCATCGCCCGCGCGCTGAACATGCAGCCGATGCTGATGCTGTTCGATGAGCCGACCTCGGCGCTCGACCCGGAACTCGTCGGTGAGGTGCTCAAGACCATGATCGACCTCGCCCGCGAGGGCATGACGATGTTGGTCGTCACCCATGAGCTGGGCTTCGCCCTCGAGGTTGCCGATCGGGTGGTGTTCCTCGACGCCGGCACCATCGCAGCCGACGGGACACCGCAAGAGGTGCTGATCCGGCCGCCCAACGAGCGCGTCCGCGCCTTTGTCAACCGCTTCCACGAGACCGCCGAACTGATGAAGCCCCTGATGGGCTGA
- a CDS encoding amino acid ABC transporter permease, whose product MFDWTILVTNQHLLWWGLVTTLKYTIVTSLIGLVIGLVVTMALRSRFRVLRYAGRAFVEFFRNIPLLVWLLWSYYALPIFGGIDISKEMAGIVALSLYVASYYAEILRAGIQSIDRGQADASRALGMSEFQAMRRIILPQAVRRMIPPLSGQTIIQMKNTTLLSVITIPDLLYQASYISSFTYRPMEVYTAVGVGFLVILVPLTYLARRLEATGTRA is encoded by the coding sequence ATGTTCGACTGGACGATCCTGGTCACCAACCAGCACCTGCTTTGGTGGGGCTTGGTGACGACGCTGAAATACACGATCGTCACCTCCCTCATCGGGCTCGTGATCGGCCTGGTCGTGACGATGGCGCTGCGTAGTCGCTTTCGCGTGCTGCGCTATGCCGGCCGCGCCTTCGTCGAATTCTTCCGCAACATCCCGCTGCTCGTCTGGCTTTTATGGAGTTACTACGCGCTGCCGATCTTCGGCGGCATCGACATCTCGAAGGAGATGGCCGGCATCGTCGCCCTCAGCCTCTATGTCGCCTCCTACTACGCCGAGATCCTGCGCGCGGGCATCCAGTCGATCGATCGCGGACAGGCAGATGCCTCGCGCGCCCTCGGCATGTCCGAGTTCCAGGCGATGCGCCGGATCATCCTGCCCCAGGCCGTGCGCCGGATGATCCCGCCGCTCTCGGGCCAGACCATCATCCAGATGAAGAACACGACGCTCCTGTCGGTGATCACCATTCCCGACCTGCTTTACCAGGCAAGTTACATCTCCTCCTTCACCTATCGCCCGATGGAGGTCTACACGGCCGTCGGCGTTGGCTTCCTCGTCATCCTGGTGCCGCTGACCTATCTGGCGCGCCGCCTCGAAGCAACGGGAACACGCGCATGA
- a CDS encoding transporter substrate-binding domain-containing protein, which produces MADPNATLDRIKSSGVLKFPVMVGEEPGYIKDPATGNWSGFYVDWATDIATLLGVKVEPVETTWGNLAADFQANKIDIVFGLNPNPKRGLVVDYLNAPLFTDAWAIVAKKGFEKRTWAELNDPSVRIVVQKGGTMQVIAEALTPKAQIIPVEERPLGVLEIQANRADVMILAVFDAIQVQKQINGEVILPKPMLLNPAMIGIKREDGNEGYANWLVNWVNQQRALGLAQGKLHAAFEKAGIDLSVLPTEFSF; this is translated from the coding sequence ATGGCTGACCCGAATGCCACGCTCGACCGGATCAAGTCGAGCGGCGTGCTCAAATTCCCGGTCATGGTGGGTGAAGAACCCGGCTACATCAAGGATCCCGCCACCGGCAACTGGAGCGGTTTCTACGTGGATTGGGCGACCGACATCGCCACCCTGCTGGGCGTGAAAGTCGAGCCGGTGGAGACAACCTGGGGCAACCTTGCCGCGGACTTCCAGGCAAACAAGATCGACATCGTCTTCGGCCTCAACCCCAATCCCAAGCGCGGCCTGGTGGTCGACTACCTCAATGCGCCGCTCTTCACCGACGCCTGGGCGATCGTCGCCAAGAAGGGCTTCGAGAAGAGGACCTGGGCGGAGTTGAACGATCCCTCGGTGCGCATCGTCGTCCAGAAGGGCGGGACGATGCAGGTCATCGCCGAAGCGCTGACGCCCAAGGCCCAGATCATCCCGGTGGAAGAGCGCCCGCTCGGTGTGCTCGAAATCCAGGCCAATCGCGCCGACGTGATGATCCTCGCCGTGTTCGATGCCATCCAGGTGCAAAAGCAGATCAATGGCGAGGTCATCCTGCCCAAGCCCATGCTGCTCAACCCGGCCATGATCGGCATCAAGCGTGAAGACGGCAACGAAGGCTATGCCAACTGGCTGGTCAACTGGGTCAACCAGCAGCGGGCCCTCGGCCTTGCCCAGGGCAAACTCCATGCCGCCTTCGAAAAGGCCGGGATCGACCTGTCGGTCCTGCCGACCGAATTCAGCTTCTGA
- a CDS encoding proline racemase family protein encodes MDEADDDQRKPYSIGHVASVTGVNASTLRSWEQQGLIEPAKSTGGRRTFGDDTIQRIVEINRLRRVYGYSIAGVKRALAEKQTALFSELQAPGAVEVEPLADRIGARVRALRLEAGLSLRQVAEKTGVAASHLSMFERGAAFPSPSRLAAIARLFNHTLADLLGGTSTRGQPIIRRGRGRIIGSFGPGVSVEQLTVSEQMMDCEIWTIRPGAESEGYYSHEGQELIHVLEGAFELALDGEEAEILGAGDSAYFDSTRQHRWRNPGAEPAVVLWVNTDQRRLASLEQKSFTRALNLNLPIGSGIGEQALALDLPEGCETFRVVDTHTAGHPTRILIEPLEGLEGATVREKRDRFIEHHDRLRSLLLHEPRGHAATFGLVPVKSEQADFGAIFVSSYKYLDMCGHGTIGYARVLSALGRLGSATSFSLEVPAGIVQVELGRYGSADNITIENVPSYVGLEELALPEIAPGCTASLAYGGGWYATVDVADFDLSIVPDSVSRLMELGARIKEAVNARLPGLGIGIEAIDSTLFYEERQGARPRQLVILERNKYDRSPCGTGLSARMAELCLKGRLQAGEQYEIENVLGVPFLGEVAADTAVTGRPAIIPRITGRAHLSGFSTLIVEANDPLPQGFLCR; translated from the coding sequence GTGGACGAAGCGGACGACGACCAGCGCAAGCCCTACTCGATCGGGCACGTAGCCAGCGTCACGGGCGTGAACGCCTCGACGCTGCGATCGTGGGAGCAGCAGGGGCTTATCGAGCCGGCGAAATCCACCGGTGGAAGGCGGACCTTCGGGGACGACACCATCCAGCGCATCGTCGAGATCAACCGCCTTCGCCGCGTCTACGGCTACAGCATCGCCGGGGTGAAGCGGGCGCTCGCCGAAAAGCAGACCGCGCTGTTCAGCGAACTGCAGGCGCCCGGCGCGGTGGAGGTCGAGCCGCTGGCGGACCGCATCGGCGCCCGGGTGCGCGCGCTTCGGCTCGAAGCTGGTCTCTCCCTGCGGCAGGTGGCCGAGAAGACGGGTGTCGCCGCCTCCCACTTGAGCATGTTCGAACGGGGCGCCGCCTTCCCGTCGCCGTCGCGCCTCGCCGCCATCGCCCGGCTGTTCAACCACACGCTGGCCGATCTCCTGGGCGGCACCAGCACGCGGGGCCAGCCGATCATCCGGCGCGGCCGGGGGCGCATCATCGGCTCCTTCGGACCCGGCGTGTCCGTCGAGCAGCTCACGGTCAGCGAGCAGATGATGGACTGCGAGATCTGGACCATCAGGCCCGGCGCCGAAAGCGAAGGCTATTATTCACACGAGGGGCAGGAGCTGATCCACGTCCTGGAAGGCGCTTTCGAGCTGGCCCTTGATGGCGAGGAAGCGGAAATCCTGGGTGCCGGCGACAGCGCCTACTTCGACAGCACCCGGCAACACCGCTGGCGCAATCCAGGCGCCGAGCCGGCCGTCGTCCTGTGGGTCAATACCGATCAGCGGCGCCTTGCCTCGCTCGAGCAAAAGTCATTCACCCGCGCGCTGAACCTCAACCTGCCCATCGGCAGCGGCATCGGCGAACAGGCCTTGGCCCTCGACCTGCCCGAGGGGTGCGAGACGTTCCGGGTCGTCGACACCCATACGGCGGGGCATCCGACCCGGATTCTCATCGAACCGCTGGAGGGCCTCGAAGGGGCGACCGTGCGCGAGAAGCGTGATCGCTTCATCGAGCACCACGACCGGCTGCGCTCCCTGCTGTTGCACGAACCCCGCGGCCATGCGGCGACCTTCGGCCTGGTGCCGGTCAAGTCGGAACAGGCCGACTTCGGCGCGATCTTCGTCTCGTCCTACAAATATCTCGACATGTGCGGCCACGGCACGATCGGCTATGCCCGCGTTCTCTCGGCGCTCGGGCGCCTGGGCAGCGCCACCTCCTTCAGCCTCGAGGTTCCCGCCGGGATCGTGCAAGTGGAACTTGGACGGTACGGCTCGGCCGACAACATCACGATCGAGAACGTGCCGAGTTATGTCGGCCTCGAGGAATTGGCCCTGCCCGAAATCGCGCCTGGCTGCACGGCAAGCCTCGCCTATGGCGGCGGCTGGTATGCAACCGTCGATGTGGCGGACTTTGACCTGTCCATCGTGCCCGATAGCGTTTCACGCCTGATGGAACTGGGCGCGCGCATCAAGGAGGCCGTCAACGCCCGGCTGCCGGGCCTTGGCATCGGCATCGAGGCCATCGACAGCACGCTCTTCTATGAGGAACGACAGGGCGCCCGGCCGCGCCAGCTCGTGATCCTGGAACGCAACAAATACGACCGTTCGCCTTGCGGGACGGGCCTTTCGGCGCGGATGGCGGAGCTGTGCCTCAAAGGCCGGCTGCAGGCCGGCGAGCAATACGAGATCGAGAATGTCCTCGGCGTGCCTTTCCTGGGAGAGGTCGCTGCCGACACGGCCGTGACCGGCCGGCCGGCGATCATTCCCCGCATCACCGGCCGCGCCCATCTCAGCGGCTTCTCGACCCTGATTGTCGAGGCGAACGACCCGCTCCCACAAGGCTTCCTGTGCCGATGA
- a CDS encoding ADP-ribosylglycohydrolase family protein, with protein MSAETPDRALGALLGLAVGDALGTTLEFRSRDSLSPLTDMAGGGPFGLSAGQWTDDTAMALALADSLLRSGGRIDKRDLLVRFVNWWQWGENSCTGTCFDIGIATRVQLRQQKARCTLWSGLFVVVVAGACNRRDDNVRSSVLISFAIPFGAK; from the coding sequence ATGTCCGCGGAAACACCTGATCGCGCCTTGGGTGCCCTGCTCGGCCTGGCCGTGGGCGATGCGCTGGGGACGACCTTGGAATTCCGATCCCGCGACAGCCTCTCCCCGCTTACCGACATGGCAGGCGGCGGCCCTTTTGGTCTGAGTGCCGGTCAATGGACCGACGATACCGCCATGGCACTGGCCCTGGCAGACAGCCTCCTGAGAAGCGGCGGCAGGATCGACAAGCGCGACCTGCTCGTGCGGTTTGTCAATTGGTGGCAGTGGGGCGAGAACTCTTGCACAGGCACGTGCTTCGACATCGGCATTGCGACGCGCGTTCAGCTGAGACAACAAAAAGCCCGCTGCACTTTGTGGAGCGGGCTTTTTGTTGTCGTGGTTGCGGGGGCCTGCAACCGACGAGACGACAACGTGCGAAGCAGTGTTCTAATCTCTTTTGCGATCCCATTCGGCGCCAAGTAG
- a CDS encoding NUDIX hydrolase: MTARTGRMNASDEANAYPAPHVTVDLVIFTVRDEQLHVLLMKRGAPPHKGLWALPGGYIHPEEDLDLDATARRILLEKAGIETPYLEQLQGFGSATRDPRGWTATFTYFALISSETLALRQGANAEKVAWRTISGYGAAPGLAFDHDQILTAAVTRLRSKVEYTSLPVHLLPTKFTLTDLQRIYEQILARPMDKSAFRKRIAREDFLEPVEGEMRRASNRPAQIYRLKPGQATAFFDSTI, from the coding sequence ATGACGGCCAGAACGGGACGAATGAACGCCAGTGACGAGGCGAATGCCTATCCCGCGCCGCACGTTACGGTGGACCTGGTGATCTTCACCGTGCGTGACGAGCAACTTCATGTGCTGCTGATGAAGCGTGGCGCGCCTCCCCACAAAGGCTTGTGGGCCCTGCCCGGTGGCTACATCCACCCGGAAGAAGACCTGGACCTCGATGCCACGGCGCGCCGCATCCTGCTCGAGAAGGCCGGCATCGAGACGCCCTATCTGGAGCAGTTGCAGGGCTTCGGCAGCGCCACGCGAGATCCGCGGGGCTGGACGGCAACCTTCACCTATTTCGCGCTGATTTCATCGGAGACGCTCGCGCTGCGGCAAGGGGCAAATGCCGAGAAGGTCGCCTGGCGAACCATATCCGGTTACGGCGCGGCGCCAGGGCTCGCGTTCGATCATGACCAGATCCTGACAGCCGCCGTTACCCGCCTTCGCAGCAAAGTCGAATATACCTCGTTGCCCGTTCATCTGCTGCCGACAAAGTTCACCTTGACCGACCTGCAGCGGATTTACGAGCAGATCCTGGCCCGCCCGATGGACAAATCCGCATTCAGGAAGCGGATCGCGCGCGAAGACTTCCTGGAACCCGTCGAGGGCGAGATGCGTCGGGCAAGCAACCGGCCGGCGCAGATCTATCGCCTCAAGCCCGGGCAGGCGACCGCGTTCTTCGACAGCACGATCTGA
- a CDS encoding SPFH domain-containing protein, producing the protein MLGYRFLKAQPTQYVIKFRNGRPQREGAGLSMLYFAPTTTLVVVPTGSINEPFIFQEVTADYQEVTIQGQITYRVANPGQTAALLNFALDAKGGYASEDPGKLSQRLIDQVRVAMRAELQGLVLQEALTSGDRLVGKVSDVLRAAPTIEALGLEVLGLSVLAVKPKPETARALEAGAREELLRRADEAIYARRNAAVEQERAIKENELNTEIAVENKKRQIADAQMDAERALRERQRQIEEEDMAGKITIEERRRQLVGLSVANAREEADAKAYGINTMMKAFAASDAGVLKALASVGMEPGQLMALAFRDLADNATKIGQLNVSPDLLREMMAAR; encoded by the coding sequence ATGCTCGGGTATCGCTTCCTCAAGGCTCAACCCACCCAATACGTCATCAAGTTCCGCAACGGGCGCCCGCAACGCGAGGGCGCCGGCCTGTCGATGCTGTATTTTGCGCCAACCACGACCCTGGTCGTGGTCCCGACCGGCAGCATCAACGAACCCTTCATTTTTCAGGAAGTGACGGCCGACTATCAGGAAGTCACCATCCAGGGCCAGATAACCTACCGCGTGGCCAATCCCGGCCAGACCGCCGCGCTGTTGAACTTCGCCCTGGATGCAAAGGGCGGCTACGCGTCGGAGGATCCGGGCAAGCTCTCGCAGCGCCTGATCGACCAGGTTCGCGTGGCCATGCGTGCCGAACTTCAAGGATTGGTCCTTCAGGAGGCGCTGACCAGCGGGGACCGATTGGTGGGCAAGGTCAGCGATGTCCTGCGCGCCGCACCGACAATTGAAGCGCTCGGCCTTGAGGTCCTCGGCCTGTCGGTCCTGGCAGTCAAGCCCAAGCCCGAGACCGCCAGGGCACTTGAAGCGGGCGCGCGGGAAGAGCTGCTGCGCCGGGCCGACGAGGCCATCTATGCCCGCCGCAATGCCGCGGTCGAGCAGGAACGGGCGATCAAGGAGAACGAGCTCAATACGGAGATCGCCGTCGAGAATAAGAAACGCCAGATCGCGGACGCGCAGATGGATGCCGAGCGGGCCCTGCGGGAGCGCCAGCGCCAGATCGAGGAAGAGGATATGGCCGGCAAGATCACGATCGAGGAACGCCGGCGGCAACTGGTGGGCCTCTCGGTGGCCAATGCCCGCGAGGAGGCCGATGCCAAGGCCTATGGCATCAACACAATGATGAAGGCCTTTGCCGCCAGCGATGCCGGTGTCCTGAAAGCCCTGGCCAGCGTGGGGATGGAACCGGGCCAGCTCATGGCCCTGGCATTCCGTGACCTGGCTGACAACGCAACCAAGATCGGGCAGTTGAACGTCTCGCCGGATCTCTTGCGCGAGATGATGGCGGCGCGCTGA
- a CDS encoding diacylglycerol kinase catalytic domain-containing protein encodes MTTIGDCKIVLVVRPTRLDDLITRFNTVQQAQFYVEHLGADFSDYLMEQRRYREAAARAEAALKDLGRVQRLERRYLSNFVFAPEDRVVVLGQDGLVANTLKYLDGQRVVGVNPDPGRWDGVLLPFTVDDLPGIMREELAGRRQVKTVRMAQATLNTGQTLHAVNDLFIGQRTHCSARYRIAIGDRAENQSSSGVIVSTGLGSTGWMRSIYAGWAGATRSLVGALPADVEQGPFSWDAPHLHYYVREPYPSRTTGADIVIGRVTAGDRLSIVSQMPENGVIFSDGIENDYIEFGSGVEASIRVADKAGSIVV; translated from the coding sequence ATGACCACAATCGGCGACTGCAAGATCGTCCTCGTGGTCAGGCCGACCCGTCTCGACGACCTCATCACCAGGTTCAACACGGTCCAGCAGGCGCAGTTCTATGTCGAGCATCTGGGCGCCGACTTCTCCGACTACCTCATGGAGCAGCGCCGCTACCGCGAGGCGGCCGCTCGGGCCGAGGCCGCCTTGAAGGATTTGGGGCGGGTGCAGCGGCTGGAGCGCCGGTATCTCTCCAATTTTGTCTTCGCGCCCGAGGATCGGGTCGTGGTTCTGGGCCAGGATGGCCTGGTGGCCAATACGCTCAAGTATCTGGATGGCCAGCGTGTTGTCGGCGTCAACCCGGACCCGGGCCGCTGGGACGGCGTGCTCCTGCCCTTCACCGTCGATGACCTGCCCGGAATCATGCGCGAGGAACTGGCTGGCCGCCGGCAGGTCAAGACGGTCCGCATGGCCCAGGCAACCCTCAACACCGGGCAAACGCTCCACGCCGTGAACGACCTGTTCATCGGGCAGCGCACGCATTGCTCCGCGCGCTACAGGATCGCCATCGGTGACCGCGCGGAAAATCAATCATCGAGTGGCGTGATCGTCTCGACAGGCCTCGGCTCCACCGGCTGGATGAGAAGCATCTACGCCGGATGGGCGGGCGCCACGCGGAGCCTCGTCGGCGCACTCCCCGCGGATGTGGAGCAGGGACCCTTTTCGTGGGATGCGCCCCACCTTCACTATTATGTCCGCGAGCCCTATCCCAGCCGCACCACGGGGGCAGACATCGTTATCGGCCGGGTAACCGCCGGGGACCGCCTGTCGATCGTTTCCCAGATGCCGGAGAACGGGGTGATATTCTCCGATGGCATCGAGAACGACTACATCGAGTTCGGCAGCGGCGTCGAGGCCTCGATCCGCGTTGCCGACAAGGCGGGAAGCATTGTCGTATGA
- a CDS encoding BrnT family toxin: protein MRIVWDEPKREGNLTKHGLDFAALTVEFFEGSTVYPAKGGRFIAIGELNGQIVITVVFRPLGTEAVSVISMRPASRKERGL from the coding sequence ATGAGGATCGTTTGGGACGAACCGAAGCGCGAAGGCAACCTGACCAAACACGGCTTGGACTTCGCGGCGCTGACCGTCGAGTTCTTCGAGGGCTCGACCGTCTACCCCGCGAAGGGCGGCCGGTTCATCGCCATCGGTGAATTGAACGGCCAGATCGTCATCACCGTGGTGTTTCGCCCACTTGGCACCGAAGCGGTCTCGGTTATCTCGATGCGGCCGGCGAGCCGCAAGGAAAGGGGCTTGTGA
- a CDS encoding BrnA antitoxin family protein produces the protein MPDKFSSKRPLTDAEEAQIQKMITSDPDAPELTDEQLRQGRPFAEAFPDLHASIRRSRGRPRVESPKAAVTLRLDPNAVARFQALGKDWRTRMAEILEKAKP, from the coding sequence ATGCCTGACAAATTCTCGTCGAAGCGGCCGCTCACCGATGCGGAGGAGGCCCAAATCCAGAAGATGATCACCAGTGACCCGGATGCGCCAGAACTGACCGACGAACAATTGCGGCAGGGGCGGCCGTTCGCGGAAGCCTTTCCCGACCTTCACGCCAGTATCCGCCGGTCACGCGGCAGGCCCCGCGTGGAGAGCCCGAAGGCCGCCGTCACGCTGCGCCTGGACCCCAATGCCGTCGCCCGGTTTCAGGCCCTGGGCAAGGACTGGCGGACCCGGATGGCGGAAATCTTGGAGAAAGCGAAGCCCTGA
- a CDS encoding carboxymuconolactone decarboxylase family protein — MARIDVADDPASWMMLRPELGVGLAGFSEAVYGNAQLPLREREIARMRIAHINDCHLCRNTRHEQGAARGADESLYRKIDNWRAAPGFSERERLAAEFAERFALDHLAMNADDAFWARLRAAYSDAEVVELTISVALWLGVGRAMRVLDVGQACAITLQA, encoded by the coding sequence ATGGCGCGTATCGATGTGGCGGATGATCCGGCGAGTTGGATGATGCTGCGGCCGGAACTGGGGGTCGGCCTGGCGGGTTTCAGCGAGGCGGTCTACGGCAATGCCCAATTGCCGCTGCGCGAGCGTGAGATCGCACGGATGCGCATTGCCCATATCAACGATTGCCACCTGTGCCGAAACACCCGGCACGAGCAAGGCGCCGCCCGTGGGGCCGACGAGTCCCTGTACCGCAAGATCGACAATTGGCGCGCTGCACCGGGCTTTTCCGAGCGCGAGCGGCTGGCGGCGGAGTTTGCCGAACGCTTTGCCCTCGATCACCTGGCGATGAATGCCGACGATGCGTTCTGGGCGCGCCTGCGGGCCGCCTACAGCGATGCCGAAGTCGTCGAACTGACCATCTCGGTCGCCCTGTGGCTGGGGGTCGGCCGGGCGATGCGCGTCCTCGATGTGGGCCAGGCCTGCGCGATCACCCTGCAAGCCTGA